CGGAACGGCGGGCGAAATCCGGGGAGAGGGGGCTGCTCTTCTGCAGGTAGCCGATCCAAGCGTCCCGGTCCACCAGCCCGGAATCCCGGGTGTTGGTGCCTTCAGTGAAGACCCGGAAGTTGTCCCCACCGGTTGCCAGGAAGCTGAATGTGCCCACCCGGTAGGACTTCGCCGGGTCCAGCAGATCGCCGTTCACCCGCACCGAGGTGATCCGGTCACCGGCCGCGCGGGCGGCGTCGTAGGTGTAGTTCACGTTCTTTGACAGGCCCAGCTGCAGGTAGGCGCGGCTGGGAACCGAGCCGTCCGGGTTGGTCTGCCACTGCTGCTCCAGGAGCGTCTTGAACTGCGCACCGGTCAGGGATGTGGTCCACAGGTTGTTCACGAACGGGAGCACCGCGTTGGCCTCGGCGTAGGTGATGGTGCCGTCCGGTGCGTAGTAGAGCTCATTGCGCAGGCCGCCGGCGTTCACGACGCCGATCTCCGCACCGCCGAGGTCGGCGGATTTCAGCGAATCAAGCAGCGAGTCGGCCACCAGGTTGCCCAGGGTGGATTCGCTGCCGCGGTCATCGCGCTTGGCAGTGCCGGTGGCATCCGTGGTGAACGCGGTGGTGATGTCCTTGGTAATCGACCCGACGGGCTGGTTGCCAACGACGGCGGCATCTGCCAAGGCCTTCTTGACGATGGCGTCGACGGCGGCCACGCGCGGGTAGGCGGCAACCAGGTCCGCGGCAGGATCCGTGCTGCGCTTGACGTTCCCGGCCTTGTACGCGGCCACCTCCTTGGTGGCGGTGTCCACGGTCAGCTGGATCTGGCCCACATTTTCGCCGTAGTTGCCGGTCTGCACGATGGGCCGGGTCTTGCCTGCCACGCCGGGAACGGGGGCGTCCCAGGCGTATTCCTTGTGCGTGTGGCCGGTGAAGATGGCATCCACCTCGGGGGACGTCTCGGTGACCAGCCTGGCGAAAGGTCCGCCGGCTGCCACTTCCTGTTCAAGGGTGGCGCCTTCCACCACGCCGGAGCCGGCGCCGTCGTGATCCTCAACGATGATCACGTCGGCGAGCTTATCCGCCGAGATCTTCGCGGCTGCCCGGTTGATCGCCTCGACGGGGTCGCCGAAGTCGAGGTCGCCGATGCCGGCCGGCGTCACCAGGGACGGAACTTCCTGGGTAACGGTGCCGATCACGGCCACCTTGATCCCGTTCATGTCCAGCACGGTGTACTCCGGCAGGACCGGTTCGGTGGTGCCCTTCTTGTAGACGTTGGCGCCCAGGTAGGGGAACTTGGCGTTGGTGCCGCCGGCAATGACGCGGTCGCGCAGGTCCGCCCAACCGCCGTCGAACTCGTGGTTGCCTACGGCCGATGCCTTCAGCTCCAGGGCGTTCAGCACGTCGATGGTGGGCTGGTCCTTGGCAACCGCGGAGGCGAACAGGGAGGCGCCGATGTTGTCGCCCGCGGACAGGAACGCCGTGGCACCGGGAGCAGCCGCAGCGCGCAGCTTCTCGATGGTGCCTGCCGCCTGCACGGTGTTGGTGTCGATCCGGCCGTGGAAATCGTTGATGTTCAGGAAGTTCAGGTCAACGCTGGCAGGTATGGAGGGGAGGTTCAGGCCCACCACCACGGGGTCGTGGTCGCTGGCGCGGAACTGGTCCGGGGCGTAGTAATTGGTGATGTTGCTGTTGTAGCGGCTGTACTCCAGGGCCACGGATTCAACGGAGTTGATGTTCCAGATGTCCGCACCGGATACCACCGCATTGGCGGCGGGCGAGGCCAGGATGTGGTCCAGGGAGCCCGCCAGGCCCCCAAACAGGTAGGAGTGCTTGGCCGAGCCGTCGGCGTTCTTCGCCTTGTCATCCTGGTTGACGTAGCCGGCCCCGGTCAGGACGTTGATGGGATCTTCCTTGCCGTACGAGTTGAAATCGCCGATCAGGAAGACCTTGTCCGTGCCCTTGGTGGCCTGCAGGGAGTTGGCAAAGTCCAGCAGGGACGTGGCCTGGGCCGTGCGGGCGAGGTTGGAGGCGCCTTGGCCCTTGTCCGCGTCATCCGGCGTTGCGGCCGAGCCCTTGGACTTGAAGTGGTTGGCGATGGCAATGAACTCGCTGCCGGCAGCGCCGCCCACGGGCTTGAACACCTGGGCCAGCGGTTTGCGGGCGCTGGCGAAGGCAACGGTGTCGTTGTGGATGATCGATTCACCGACAGGTTCTGCAGCGGCCTTCTTGTAGATGAACGCAGTGCGGATCATGTCCTCGTCCGCCAGCGGCGGAGCGTTGGCAGGCGTGCGGACGTAGTCCCAGATACCGGGGGTGGGAATGTTCAGTGCCTCGACCAGCTTGGCCAGGGCGTCGTCGCGGTCCTTGCCGAACTGCGCGGAGTTTTCGACCTCCATCAGGGTGACCACGTCGGCGCCGGACTTGCTGATGGCGGCAACGATCTTGTCCTGCTGGCGCTTCAAGTTCTCGGCGTTGGCCGCACCGCGGGCGTTGCAGCCGCCGCGGACGGTGATCGGGTTGCCGGCCCGGTCCTCGTAAAAGGTGCACCCGGACAGGGTGTCGCCCGTAGTGGGGAAGTAGTTCAGCACGTTGAAGGAGGCGATCTTCAGGTTGCCGCCCACAGCTGCGGGAGCCGCGGTGCGGGTGGCGCCGAAGCTGGCCGGCTGGACCGTGGACTTGTTGGCCTCGGTCAGGTGGGTCAGGGGCTGCAGCTTCCAGGAGTTGTTGGCGTAGCCGAGCACCACGTTGGTGGTGAAGCTGACAGGCGAGCCCACCCGCACGGGGTCCGTGGTGGTGAGGTACGGCAGGACCTCGGCCTTGGTGGTGGCGTCCTTGAGGAAGTTGGTGCTGGCACCGTCGTCCAGCTTGATGCCGCGTGCCGCGTTCTCCGCCGCGACGGCGGTGTACTCCGCCGAGCCGTACGGTGCCACGGCGGTGGGCTGCTCGAGCGGGGTGGTCCCGCCTGCGAGGCCGATCTCGCCGTACTGGTTCAGGCTGTAGTTGTCGCTCACCGTCAGGGGGCCCTGCGGCGCCAGCAGCATGCCTTCCAGCGACTCGCGGAAGGTTTCCGTGGCGGGGAGGGTGAAGATGGTGGGCTTGACCTCGGGTGCGGCGTCGGTCAGCTTGGTAAGGCCCGCTGCCGCCGTGACGTTGAGCTGGGTCATCCCGTAGTACTCTGCCACGGTGCCGGTCACCTGGACGTAGTCGCCTGCCTGCACCGAACCCACCGTGGCAGGGGAGTAGACAAAGATGCCGTCGGATGCGGCATGGTTGGTGGCCGTGAGGTCGCCGCCGGTGCCCGGGGTCTGGATGTAGTAACCATTGAGGCCGCCGGTGGGGAACGCTGCAGTGACCTTGCCCTGGGTGGTGACGGCTGCGCCTGTCAACGGGCTTTCCGTCCCGGTGCCCTGGATTTCGGCGATGGTTCTGGCAACTGGGTCAGGGGCCGGCGTGGGGTTCGGCGCGGGAGCAGCACCGCCGGTGGACGTCGGCGTGATGGCGGCGCTGAGGGTGAAGTCTGCGGTGTTGTTGTTGCTGTCCGCGCCGGCGCTCCTGTTGAGGCTCTTCACATCGGTGTTCGAGGCGGGCGCCGTGGCGGCCTGGGTCTCAAAGGTGTTCGAGGTTCCGTAGCCCAGGAGGTCGGCTACGCCTGCGGTTTCCACCACTGAGCCGGTGGGAAGTCCGACGGCGGTGGGCTGCTTGGCGAGCACGATGGTGCCGGAGGCGCCGGCGAAGTTCAGGGCGCCGGCCACGAGGTCGGGCTTGGGCAGGTCGGCGCCGTTGGCGCCGTTGCTGCCGCCCTGCACCAGGTAGTAGCCCTTGGCCGGGATGGATCCCGCGAGGGCGGCCACCCCGCTTGGCGCCGCCGTGCCGCTGCCGGAGCGGTACTGCACGGACCAGCCGTCAAGGGACACCGGAGCGTCGGAGGTGTTGTAAAGCTCCACGAATTTGTTCTTGTAGGCGGCGCCGCTGCTGCCGCCGCTCAGGTAGGCCTCGTTGATCACAACGGGGGAGGTGCCGGCCGCGGCTGAGACCTCCGCGGCTGTGTTGTCCGCAATCGCCGGCACAGCTGCCAGCGGGGTTGCGATAAGCCCCGCCGACAACGCTGTGCCCAGCGTCAACTTCCATGTTTTTTGATGCATCCGCTCTTACTTTCATTGAGGTGTCCCGGGTGGGTGGCCCGGGAGGGTGCGTCCGGTTGTACCGGTCGGACCAGGTGCGCAGTCCGGCTCCTGGTCAAGTGGGTGGTCCGGCTCATGACAGCAGCACTGAATGAACGCAAGGTGGCTGGCGCGTGCATTCGGCGGGACGTTCCCCAGCGGAACGCCCCGCCTTCCGGTACTGGCTTCCCCAACCCGTACCGGAAATGCTGTTGGCGGGAGTGATGATGCCGGCAAACACGCAGGTGTGCCGGCAATCACAAACGATACCGGCGGGTAGCCTTCCGGCGGTGCTTTGGCAGGGGTTAGTCCAAAGAATTTACGTCCCGGCAACAGGGATCATCCGCAGTCGCGCCCGCTGGCGCCGAAGCAGTGGGGTTAAAAGCAAAAACCCCTGGCGGCCGTTTCCGGCTGCCAGGGGTTCCCTTGCGGAAGGTAAGAGATTCGAACTCTTGGTACGGGGTTACCGCACACTGGTTTTCAAGACCAGCTCCTTCGGCCGCTCGGACAACCTTCCTCAGCTAGTAGTGTTTCATAGGCACTTGCCTGCAACAAAACAGGCCGGAGAAGGTGCCCGGTGCACACTGGTTGCAGCCAGGATTTGAGTCAGGAACGGGAGAGGTCCATGAAAGCCGTCTACATTTCGGAGCCGGGCGGCCCGGAGGTGCTGGAAGTCCGGGACGTGGATGCCCCCGTGCCCGGCCAGGGTGAAGTGCTGATTGATGTGGTGGCGGCCGGCCTCAACCGCGCCGATGTGCAGCAGCGCCGCGGGTTCTACCCGCCGCCGCCCGGCGCCTCCGAAGTTCCCGGGCTGGAGGTTTCCGGCAGGATCGCCGGCTTCGGCCCCGGCGTCAGCAAGCCGTTCTCGCTGGGGGACAAGGTGGTGGCCCTGCTGGCCGGCGGTGGCTATGCGCAACAGGTGGCCGTTCCGGCCGAGCAGGTGCTGCGCGTGCCTGAGGGGGTGGACCTGGTCACGGCGGCAGCCCTCCCTGAGGTGGCCGCCACGGTTTACTCCAACCTGATCATGACGGCGCAGCTGCAGCCGGGCGAAACGGTCCTCATCCACGGTGCCACCGGAGGGATCGGCACCATGGCCATCCAGCTGGCCAAGGCGTTCGGTGCCAAGGTGGCCACGACGGCCGGCACCGAGGAAAAGGTCAGCACTGCCAAAGCGTTCCTCGGGGCGGACATCGCCATCAATTACAAAGAGGAAGACTTCCCGGAGAGCCTTCGGCGGCAAAATGACGGCAAGGGCGCGGACGTCATCCTGGATGTGGTGGGGGCCAAGTACCTCCAGCAGAATGTGGATGCCCTGGCGGACTATGGCCGCCTGGTGGTGATCGGCCTGCAGGGCGGGGCCAAGGGCGAGTTGGACCTGGGGCTGCTGCTGAAGAAGCGGGCTGCCGTGGTGGCTACAG
This window of the Pseudarthrobacter defluvii genome carries:
- a CDS encoding ExeM/NucH family extracellular endonuclease → MHQKTWKLTLGTALSAGLIATPLAAVPAIADNTAAEVSAAAGTSPVVINEAYLSGGSSGAAYKNKFVELYNTSDAPVSLDGWSVQYRSGSGTAAPSGVAALAGSIPAKGYYLVQGGSNGANGADLPKPDLVAGALNFAGASGTIVLAKQPTAVGLPTGSVVETAGVADLLGYGTSNTFETQAATAPASNTDVKSLNRSAGADSNNNTADFTLSAAITPTSTGGAAPAPNPTPAPDPVARTIAEIQGTGTESPLTGAAVTTQGKVTAAFPTGGLNGYYIQTPGTGGDLTATNHAASDGIFVYSPATVGSVQAGDYVQVTGTVAEYYGMTQLNVTAAAGLTKLTDAAPEVKPTIFTLPATETFRESLEGMLLAPQGPLTVSDNYSLNQYGEIGLAGGTTPLEQPTAVAPYGSAEYTAVAAENAARGIKLDDGASTNFLKDATTKAEVLPYLTTTDPVRVGSPVSFTTNVVLGYANNSWKLQPLTHLTEANKSTVQPASFGATRTAAPAAVGGNLKIASFNVLNYFPTTGDTLSGCTFYEDRAGNPITVRGGCNARGAANAENLKRQQDKIVAAISKSGADVVTLMEVENSAQFGKDRDDALAKLVEALNIPTPGIWDYVRTPANAPPLADEDMIRTAFIYKKAAAEPVGESIIHNDTVAFASARKPLAQVFKPVGGAAGSEFIAIANHFKSKGSAATPDDADKGQGASNLARTAQATSLLDFANSLQATKGTDKVFLIGDFNSYGKEDPINVLTGAGYVNQDDKAKNADGSAKHSYLFGGLAGSLDHILASPAANAVVSGADIWNINSVESVALEYSRYNSNITNYYAPDQFRASDHDPVVVGLNLPSIPASVDLNFLNINDFHGRIDTNTVQAAGTIEKLRAAAAPGATAFLSAGDNIGASLFASAVAKDQPTIDVLNALELKASAVGNHEFDGGWADLRDRVIAGGTNAKFPYLGANVYKKGTTEPVLPEYTVLDMNGIKVAVIGTVTQEVPSLVTPAGIGDLDFGDPVEAINRAAAKISADKLADVIIVEDHDGAGSGVVEGATLEQEVAAGGPFARLVTETSPEVDAIFTGHTHKEYAWDAPVPGVAGKTRPIVQTGNYGENVGQIQLTVDTATKEVAAYKAGNVKRSTDPAADLVAAYPRVAAVDAIVKKALADAAVVGNQPVGSITKDITTAFTTDATGTAKRDDRGSESTLGNLVADSLLDSLKSADLGGAEIGVVNAGGLRNELYYAPDGTITYAEANAVLPFVNNLWTTSLTGAQFKTLLEQQWQTNPDGSVPSRAYLQLGLSKNVNYTYDAARAAGDRITSVRVNGDLLDPAKSYRVGTFSFLATGGDNFRVFTEGTNTRDSGLVDRDAWIGYLQKSSPLSPDFARRSVAVTNTTAAGVKPGEPITLAVSKLDLTSLGSPVNTVLEASLTDAAGTVTPLGTVPVASGAASVNLAVPAGAAEGTATVVLTAVESGTVVKVAVLVGADTPAQPVCVPPVKPTRPADVRGQANYGQAMAEYRACLRG
- a CDS encoding NAD(P)H-quinone oxidoreductase encodes the protein MKAVYISEPGGPEVLEVRDVDAPVPGQGEVLIDVVAAGLNRADVQQRRGFYPPPPGASEVPGLEVSGRIAGFGPGVSKPFSLGDKVVALLAGGGYAQQVAVPAEQVLRVPEGVDLVTAAALPEVAATVYSNLIMTAQLQPGETVLIHGATGGIGTMAIQLAKAFGAKVATTAGTEEKVSTAKAFLGADIAINYKEEDFPESLRRQNDGKGADVILDVVGAKYLQQNVDALADYGRLVVIGLQGGAKGELDLGLLLKKRAAVVATALRPRPVAEKGAIMTAVRDAVWPLVADGRIRPLVAKTFPLDQVSAAHRYFDSGDHVGKVLLVM